A window of Panicum virgatum strain AP13 chromosome 8K, P.virgatum_v5, whole genome shotgun sequence contains these coding sequences:
- the LOC120645394 gene encoding uncharacterized protein LOC120645394, with protein MSDIAKREFDALAVDGSNYLTWTTDVEIKLDSMGLDHTIVQPEGGKDERTKPDKAKALHFLRHHLHPDLKSEYMTERDPLVLWQSLKERFSQQRSIVLLRAQQDWITLRFQDFKSVAAYNSALHRIVTKMRLCGQKITDADMIEKTLSTFHPGNIVLQQQYRNSKYTKYSELSEVLSVAEQQNEVLMNNHSVRPTGSMAVPEAHANVAESSRNNKRGRGKGKWKWKRGAIFEGNGKGKPKGRTEPKKEKGDHSREEQGECYRCGAKGHWFRKCRTPRHLVDLYQQSKKGKGQHESHFTTEPEAQERDDMNVDGSGEDVRMDENENNLLDDIDVFGDLQ; from the coding sequence ATGTCGGACATTGCAAAGAGGGAGTTCGATGCGCTTGCCGTGGATGGCAGCAACTACCTCACTTGGACTACCGATGTCGAGATCAAACTCGACAGCATGGGTCTCGATCATACCATTGTCCAGCCTGAAGGTGGCAAGGATGAACGCACAAAACCTGATAAAGCAAAGGCGTTGCACTTTTTGCGACACCATCTCCACCCAGACCTGAAGTCTGAGTACATGACAGAGAGGGATCCACTGGTTTTATGGCAGTCCCTGAAGGAGCGCTTCAGCCAGCAGCGGTCGATTGTGCTCCTGAGGGCACAACAGGACTGGATCACCCTGCGCTTCCAGGACTTTAAGTCTGTGGCAGCGTATAACTCTGCTTTACACAGGATTGTGACAAAGATGCGTCTATGTGGCCAGAAGATCACAGACGCTGATATGATCGAGAAAACTCTATCCACCTTCCACCCCGGGAATATTGTACTGCAACAGCAATACAGGAACTCAAAGTACACTAAGTACTCTGAGCTGAGCGAGGTATTGTCTGTCGCTGAACAACAGAATGAGGTTCTTATGAACAACCATTCTGTCCGGCCCACTGGTTCCATGGCTGTGCCTGAAGCACATGCCAATGTTGCTGAGAGCTCTCGCAACAACAAAAGGGGCCGTGGAAAGGGAAAGTGGAAATGGAAAAGAGGTGCCATTTTCGAAGGCAACGGAAAGGGAAAGCCCAAGGGTAGAACCGAACCCAAGAAGGAAAAAGGTGACCATAGCAGGGAGGAGCAAGGTGAATGCTACAGATGCGGGGCAAAGGGACATTGGTTCCGTAAATGTCGCACCCCCAGGCACCTGGTTGACCTTTACCAGCAGAGCAAGAAAGGAAAAGGTCAACATGAGTCCCACTTCACCACTGAGCCAGAAGCTCAGGAGCGCGATGACATGAATGTTGATGGAAGCGGTGAAGACGTCCGAATGGACGAAAATGAGAACAACCTTCTTGATGACATCGACGTATTTGGGGACCTACAGTAA
- the LOC120646137 gene encoding ankyrin-1-like, with the protein MDRQQQQHIQLACPPRGPLNDGARSVQMCPSLYLATYRGRLEEVMALLLQQHGAGTAGRYQATGIIQHGQCDLLEVTAERNTILHVAAEQGHDELIRELYIRFREEGLLFRRNSALDTPLHCAARAGHARAVAALVQLAQSILGCKNEAGDTALHLAARCGHGAAVEVLVSEAAATELNNAGVSALYLAVMSGSIQAVRAITSTCRDASSAGPSSISQNALHAAVFQSSGYIVLACFFTIYLA; encoded by the exons ATGGAtcgtcagcagcagcagcacatccAGCTCGCGTGCCCTCCGCGTGGCCCGCTGAATGATGGCGCGCGCTCGGTCCAGATGTGCCCTTCGCTCTACCTCGCCACCTACAGAGGGCGGCTGGAGGAGGTCATGGCGCTGCTTCTACAGCAGCATGGCGCTGGGACGGCAGGACGCTATCAAGCCACTG GTATTATTCAGCATGGACAGTGCGACCTACTTGAGGTGACTGCGGAGAGGAACACCATTCTTCACGTGGCTGCCGAGCAAGGGCACGACGAGCTGATCCGAGAGCTCTACATCAGGTTCAGGGAGGAGGGCCTCCTCTTTCGCCGGAACTCGGCGCTGGACACGCCGCTGCActgcgcggcgagggcggggcaCGCCAGGGCCGTCGCGGCCCTCGTCCAGCTGGCCCAGAGCATCCTGGGATGCAAGAACGAGGCCGGGGACACGGCCCTGCACCTGGCGGCGAGGTGCGGGcatggcgcggcggtggaggtcctggtctcggaggcggcggcgaccgagTTGAACAACGCCGGCGTGTCGGCCCTGTACTTGGCCGTAATGAGCGGATCCATCCAAGCCGTCAGAGCGATTACTTCCACGTGCAGGGACGCGTCGTCAGCCGGGCCGAGCTCGATCTCGCAGAATGCCCTGCACGCGGCCGTCTTCCAGAGCTCAGGTTATATAGTTCTCGCCTGCTTCTTTACAATATATTTAGCTTAA